The following proteins come from a genomic window of Pseudomonas putida:
- a CDS encoding sulfate ABC transporter substrate-binding protein → MSIRRYALAALASAVFAGSAIAKDYELLNVSYDPTRELYQQYNAEFIKHWQQSHPDDKVKIQQSHGGSGKQGRAVIDGLRADVVTLALAGDIDEIAKLGKTLPEDWQKRLPDASTPYTSTIVFLVRKGNPKGIKDWGDLIKKDVSVITPNPKTSGGARWNFLAAWAYGLKQGGSEAEAKEYVQELFKHVPVLDTGARGSTITFVNNGQGDVLLAWENEAFLALKEDGGTDKFEIVVPSLSILAEPPVAVVDKNAQKKGNEQIAEEYLKHLYSPAGQRIAAENFYRPRDAKVAAEFGKQFPKLDLVTIDKDFGGWKTAQPKFFNDGGVFDQIYQAQ, encoded by the coding sequence ATGTCCATCCGCCGTTATGCACTCGCCGCGTTGGCCAGTGCTGTTTTTGCCGGTTCCGCCATCGCCAAGGACTACGAACTGCTGAACGTGTCCTACGACCCGACCCGTGAGCTGTATCAGCAATACAATGCTGAATTCATCAAGCACTGGCAGCAGTCTCACCCGGACGACAAGGTGAAGATCCAGCAGTCCCATGGCGGCTCGGGCAAGCAGGGCCGCGCGGTGATCGACGGCTTGCGCGCCGACGTGGTGACCCTGGCCCTGGCAGGTGACATCGACGAGATCGCCAAGCTGGGCAAGACCTTGCCGGAGGACTGGCAGAAGCGCCTGCCGGACGCCAGCACCCCGTACACCTCGACCATCGTGTTTCTGGTGCGCAAGGGCAACCCGAAAGGCATCAAGGACTGGGGTGACCTGATCAAGAAGGACGTTTCGGTCATTACCCCCAACCCTAAAACTTCCGGCGGCGCTCGCTGGAACTTCCTCGCCGCTTGGGCCTACGGCCTGAAGCAAGGTGGCAGCGAAGCCGAAGCCAAGGAATACGTGCAGGAGCTGTTCAAGCACGTGCCGGTTCTGGATACCGGTGCCCGTGGCTCGACCATCACGTTCGTCAACAACGGCCAGGGTGATGTTCTGCTGGCCTGGGAAAACGAAGCTTTCCTGGCGCTAAAGGAAGACGGCGGTACCGACAAGTTCGAAATCGTCGTGCCTTCGCTGTCGATCCTGGCCGAACCGCCTGTGGCGGTGGTCGACAAGAACGCTCAGAAGAAGGGTAATGAACAGATCGCCGAGGAGTACCTCAAGCACCTGTACAGCCCCGCTGGCCAGAGAATCGCTGCCGAAAACTTTTACCGCCCACGTGACGCGAAGGTCGCTGCCGAGTTCGGCAAGCAATTCCCGAAACTGGATCTGGTAACCATCGACAAGGACTTCGGTGGCTGGAAGACAGCACAGCCCAAATTCTTCAATGATGGCGGGGTGTTCGACCAGATCTATCAGGCGCAGTAA
- a CDS encoding efflux RND transporter periplasmic adaptor subunit, translated as MRVTRSLLVVGMGLLGLLAGCSKEEAPEVLPRVGVLQVQPTDFAARVTLTGDVQARVQTDLSFRVGGKIISRSVDVGDHVKANQVLARLDPKDLQNNVDSAKAEVFAAQARVTQTSAAFVRQQKLLPKGYTSQSEYDSAEAALRSNQSALKAAQAQLANAQEQLSYTALVSEADGVITERQAEVGQVVQATMPIFSLARDGDRDAVFNVYESLLVAPPSDAGVMVSLLDDPKVQAQGFVREITPTVSAQSGTVQVKVALRNVPAAMRLGSPVTATANAQGRPSIELPWSALTKALHEPAVWVVGEGDKVELRKVQVTRYLTGKVVIAQGIKGGETVVVSGGQLLHPGMQVEKIDAKGGGAAP; from the coding sequence ATGAGGGTGACGCGTTCACTGTTGGTTGTAGGCATGGGGCTGCTTGGCCTGCTCGCAGGCTGCAGCAAGGAAGAAGCTCCCGAGGTTTTGCCACGGGTCGGTGTATTGCAAGTTCAACCCACTGACTTCGCCGCCAGGGTCACCCTGACCGGTGATGTGCAGGCGCGTGTGCAGACCGATCTTTCGTTTCGTGTGGGTGGCAAGATCATCTCGCGCAGCGTTGACGTGGGCGATCATGTGAAGGCCAATCAGGTGCTGGCCCGGCTGGACCCCAAAGACCTGCAGAACAATGTCGATTCGGCCAAGGCCGAGGTGTTCGCCGCTCAGGCGCGTGTCACCCAGACCAGCGCCGCCTTTGTGCGCCAGCAAAAACTGTTGCCCAAGGGCTACACCAGCCAGAGCGAGTACGATTCCGCCGAAGCCGCGCTGCGCAGCAACCAGAGCGCGCTCAAGGCAGCCCAGGCGCAACTGGCCAATGCCCAGGAGCAACTGAGCTACACCGCATTGGTGTCGGAGGCTGACGGGGTGATCACCGAGCGCCAGGCCGAGGTCGGGCAAGTGGTCCAGGCGACCATGCCGATCTTCAGCCTTGCGCGCGATGGCGACCGCGATGCTGTGTTCAATGTCTACGAGTCCCTGCTGGTGGCGCCGCCGAGCGATGCCGGTGTGATGGTCAGCCTGCTCGACGACCCTAAGGTCCAGGCCCAAGGATTTGTTCGTGAAATCACCCCGACCGTATCGGCACAGAGCGGCACGGTGCAGGTCAAGGTGGCCCTGCGCAATGTGCCAGCGGCCATGCGCCTGGGTTCGCCTGTTACCGCCACGGCCAACGCGCAGGGGCGGCCGAGTATCGAGTTGCCCTGGTCGGCACTGACCAAGGCGTTGCATGAGCCTGCGGTGTGGGTGGTGGGCGAAGGCGACAAGGTTGAGTTGCGCAAAGTCCAGGTAACCCGCTATCTCACCGGTAAAGTGGTCATCGCCCAAGGCATAAAAGGCGGTGAGACAGTAGTCGTCAGCGGTGGCCAGTTGTTGCATCCAGGCATGCAGGTCGAGAAGATCGATGCCAAGGGCGGAGGCGCCGCGCCATGA
- the potA gene encoding polyamine ABC transporter ATP-binding protein, translating to MAVASGAYKKALEGGQQPKQVLVKIDRVTKKFDETVAVDDVSLEIRKGEIFALLGGSGSGKSTLLRMLAGFERPTEGRIFLDGVDITDMPPYERPINMMFQSYALFPHMTVAQNIAFGLQQDRMPKAEIDARVAEMLKLVHMTQYAKRKPHQLSGGQRQRVALARSLAKRPKLLLLDEPMGALDKKLRSQMQLELVEIIERVGVTCVMVTHDQEEAMTMAQRIAIMHLGWIAQIGSPVDIYETPTSRLVCEFIGNVNLFEAEVIDDAEGHALIASPELERKIYVGHGVSTSVEDKHITYALRPEKMLVTTEQPDFEHNWSRGKVHDIAYLGGHSVFYVELPSGKVVQSFVANAERQGTRPTWGDEVYVWWEDDSGVVLRS from the coding sequence ATGGCAGTTGCCTCCGGTGCCTATAAGAAAGCCCTCGAGGGTGGCCAGCAACCCAAGCAGGTGTTGGTCAAGATCGACCGGGTCACAAAAAAATTCGACGAAACGGTAGCGGTGGACGATGTGTCGCTGGAGATCCGCAAGGGCGAAATCTTCGCCCTGCTCGGTGGCTCCGGTTCGGGCAAGTCGACCTTGCTGCGCATGCTGGCCGGTTTCGAGCGCCCGACTGAAGGGCGTATTTTCCTCGATGGCGTAGACATCACCGACATGCCGCCCTACGAGCGGCCGATCAACATGATGTTCCAGTCCTACGCGCTGTTCCCGCACATGACCGTAGCGCAGAACATCGCCTTCGGCTTGCAGCAGGACCGGATGCCCAAGGCCGAAATCGATGCCCGCGTGGCCGAGATGCTCAAGCTGGTGCACATGACCCAGTACGCCAAGCGCAAGCCGCACCAGCTCTCCGGTGGTCAGCGTCAGCGTGTGGCCTTGGCCCGTTCGCTGGCCAAGCGCCCCAAGCTGTTGCTGCTCGATGAGCCAATGGGGGCGCTGGACAAGAAACTGCGTTCGCAGATGCAGCTGGAGCTGGTCGAGATCATCGAGCGCGTGGGCGTGACCTGCGTGATGGTGACCCACGATCAGGAAGAGGCCATGACCATGGCCCAGCGCATTGCCATCATGCACCTGGGCTGGATTGCTCAGATCGGTTCACCTGTGGATATTTATGAGACGCCCACCAGCCGCCTGGTGTGCGAGTTCATCGGTAACGTCAACCTGTTCGAGGCCGAAGTGATTGACGATGCCGAAGGCCATGCGCTGATCGCCTCGCCGGAGCTCGAGCGCAAGATCTACGTTGGCCACGGTGTGTCCACTTCGGTTGAAGACAAGCACATTACCTACGCCCTGCGCCCGGAAAAAATGCTGGTGACTACCGAGCAGCCGGATTTCGAGCACAACTGGTCACGCGGCAAGGTCCATGATATCGCCTACCTGGGTGGCCACTCGGTGTTTTACGTCGAGCTGCCCAGCGGCAAGGTGGTCCAGTCTTTCGTCGCCAACGCCGAGCGCCAGGGCACCCGCCCGACCTGGGGCGATGAAGTGTACGTCTGGTGGGAAGACGACAGCGGCGTGGTACTGCGGTCATGA
- a CDS encoding efflux RND transporter permease subunit — protein sequence MKGSFNLSEWALRHQSFVWYLMFVGLLMGIFSYFNLGREEDPSFTIKTMVIQTRWPGATQDETLYQVTDRIEKKLEELDSLDYTKSYTRPGESTVYVYLRDTTKAADIPQIWYQVRKKIQDIRGEFPQGIQGPGFNDEFGDVFGSIYAFTADGLTLRQLRDYVEQARAEVREVPNIGKIELVGTQDEALYLKFSTRKLAALGIDQRQVMQALQQQNAVTPAGVIEAGPERISVRTTGQFASEKDLQTVNLRINDRFFRLADIADIERGYVDPPSPMFRYNGQTAIGLAIGMKAGGNIQVFGAALKKKMDSIVNDLPVGVGVHTVSDQAVVVKEAVGGFTSALFEAVVIVLAVSFVSLGVRAGLVVACSIPLVLAMVFVFMEYSGITMQRISLGALIIALGLLVDDAMITVEVMVTRLEMGDSKEQAATFAYTSTAFPMLTGTLVTVAGFVPIGLNASSAGEYTYTLFAVIAVALIVSWVVAVFFAPVLGVHILKSDKLKGHEAEPGRVGRAFEGGLLWCMRHRWLTIIGTILLFALSLFSMRFVQNQFFPSSDRPEILVDLNLPQNASIEETRKVVDRLEAKIKDDPDMVRWSTYIGQGAIRFYLPLDQQLQNPYYAQLVIVSKGFEERAGMMARLQKLLHEEFVGIGTNVQSLEMGPPVGRPIQYRVSGKDIDQVRKHAIDLATMLNTNEHIGEMIYDWNEPGKVLRIEIAQDKARQLGLSSEDVANVMNSIVSGAPVTEVNDNIYLVDVIARAVDSERGSPDTLQNLQIVTPSGTSIPLLAFATVRYELEQPLVWRRDRKPTITIKASVNGEIQPTDLVAQLKPKIDEFASQLPVGYEVATGGTVEESSKAQGPIAKVIPLMLFLMATFLMIQLHSVQKLFLVVSVAPLGLIGVVVALVPTGTPMGFVAILGILALAGIIIRNSVILVTQIDEFEAQGYSPWDAVMEATNHRRRPILLTAAAASLGMIPIAREVFWGPMAYAMIGGIISATLLTLLFLPALYVAWYKIREPENSEKPAA from the coding sequence ATGAAAGGAAGCTTCAACCTGTCCGAATGGGCTTTGCGCCATCAGTCTTTCGTCTGGTACCTGATGTTCGTCGGCCTACTGATGGGGATTTTTTCCTACTTCAACCTTGGCCGCGAAGAAGACCCATCGTTCACCATCAAGACCATGGTGATCCAGACCCGCTGGCCTGGCGCGACCCAGGACGAAACCCTGTACCAGGTTACCGACCGCATCGAGAAAAAACTCGAGGAGCTGGACTCCCTCGACTACACCAAGAGCTACACCCGCCCGGGTGAGTCCACCGTCTACGTCTACCTGCGAGACACCACCAAAGCCGCCGACATCCCGCAAATCTGGTACCAGGTGCGCAAGAAGATCCAGGATATTCGCGGCGAGTTCCCACAGGGTATCCAGGGGCCAGGGTTCAACGACGAGTTCGGCGATGTGTTCGGCTCGATCTACGCGTTCACCGCAGATGGGCTGACCCTGCGCCAGCTGCGCGATTACGTGGAGCAGGCCCGCGCCGAGGTGCGCGAAGTCCCCAATATCGGCAAGATCGAGCTGGTCGGCACCCAGGACGAAGCGCTCTACCTGAAGTTCTCCACCCGCAAACTGGCCGCTCTGGGCATCGACCAACGCCAGGTCATGCAGGCCCTGCAGCAACAGAACGCGGTAACCCCGGCCGGGGTGATCGAAGCGGGTCCAGAGCGGATCTCGGTGCGCACCACCGGGCAATTCGCGTCAGAGAAAGACCTGCAGACTGTCAACCTGCGCATCAATGACCGTTTTTTCCGCCTGGCCGACATCGCCGATATCGAGCGCGGCTATGTCGATCCTCCGTCACCGATGTTCCGTTACAACGGCCAGACCGCGATTGGCCTGGCCATTGGCATGAAGGCCGGCGGCAACATCCAGGTGTTCGGCGCCGCACTCAAGAAGAAGATGGACAGCATCGTCAACGACCTGCCGGTTGGCGTGGGCGTTCACACCGTGTCCGATCAAGCGGTGGTGGTCAAAGAGGCGGTAGGGGGCTTCACCAGCGCACTGTTCGAGGCCGTGGTGATCGTGCTGGCAGTGAGTTTCGTCAGCCTTGGCGTGCGTGCAGGGCTGGTGGTGGCCTGCTCGATCCCGCTGGTGCTGGCCATGGTCTTCGTGTTCATGGAGTACAGCGGCATCACCATGCAGAGGATCTCACTCGGTGCGCTGATCATCGCGCTGGGCCTGCTGGTGGATGATGCGATGATCACTGTCGAGGTCATGGTCACACGCCTGGAAATGGGTGATAGCAAAGAGCAGGCGGCGACGTTCGCCTATACCTCGACCGCGTTCCCCATGCTTACCGGCACCCTGGTGACCGTGGCCGGCTTCGTGCCGATCGGCCTGAACGCCAGCTCCGCCGGTGAGTACACCTACACCCTGTTCGCGGTGATTGCCGTTGCGCTGATCGTGTCCTGGGTGGTTGCGGTATTCTTTGCGCCAGTGCTCGGTGTGCATATTCTCAAGAGCGACAAGCTCAAGGGCCATGAGGCGGAGCCCGGCCGCGTGGGGCGGGCGTTCGAAGGTGGTTTGCTGTGGTGCATGCGGCACCGCTGGCTGACCATCATCGGCACCATCCTGCTGTTCGCCCTGTCGCTGTTCAGCATGCGCTTTGTGCAAAACCAGTTTTTCCCGTCCTCGGACCGTCCGGAAATCCTCGTCGACCTCAACCTGCCGCAGAACGCCTCGATCGAGGAGACGCGCAAGGTGGTCGATCGCCTGGAGGCAAAGATCAAGGACGACCCCGACATGGTGCGTTGGAGCACCTACATCGGCCAGGGCGCTATCCGTTTCTACCTGCCGCTGGACCAGCAACTGCAGAATCCCTACTACGCCCAGCTGGTCATCGTCAGCAAAGGCTTCGAGGAGCGTGCAGGCATGATGGCGCGCCTGCAGAAGCTGCTGCACGAAGAGTTCGTCGGCATCGGCACCAATGTGCAGTCGCTGGAAATGGGCCCGCCGGTGGGGCGGCCGATCCAGTACCGGGTCAGCGGCAAGGACATCGACCAGGTGCGCAAGCATGCGATCGACCTGGCCACGATGCTCAATACCAATGAGCACATCGGCGAGATGATCTACGACTGGAACGAGCCGGGTAAGGTGCTGCGCATAGAAATCGCCCAGGACAAGGCGCGGCAGCTCGGGCTGTCGTCCGAGGATGTGGCCAATGTGATGAACAGCATCGTCAGCGGCGCGCCGGTCACCGAGGTCAACGACAACATCTACCTGGTGGACGTGATCGCCCGTGCCGTGGACAGTGAGAGGGGCTCACCAGACACTCTGCAGAACCTGCAGATCGTCACGCCCAGTGGCACCTCGATACCCTTGCTGGCATTCGCAACGGTGCGCTACGAGCTGGAGCAGCCGCTGGTATGGCGCCGCGACCGTAAACCTACCATCACCATCAAGGCGTCGGTCAACGGTGAGATCCAGCCTACCGACCTGGTCGCGCAGCTCAAGCCGAAGATCGACGAGTTCGCCAGCCAATTGCCAGTCGGTTATGAAGTGGCCACCGGCGGTACGGTGGAGGAAAGCAGCAAGGCGCAGGGCCCGATCGCCAAGGTCATTCCATTGATGCTGTTCCTGATGGCGACGTTCCTGATGATCCAGCTGCACAGCGTGCAGAAGCTGTTCCTGGTGGTCAGCGTGGCGCCGCTGGGGTTGATCGGCGTGGTCGTGGCACTGGTGCCGACGGGCACGCCCATGGGCTTTGTGGCGATTCTCGGGATTCTCGCGCTGGCCGGTATCATCATTCGTAACTCGGTCATCCTGGTGACCCAGATCGATGAGTTCGAAGCCCAGGGCTATTCACCCTGGGATGCGGTGATGGAAGCCACCAACCATCGCCGCCGGCCCATCCTGCTGACAGCGGCGGCGGCCAGCCTGGGCATGATCCCGATTGCCCGTGAGGTGTTCTGGGGGCCGATGGCCTACGCCATGATTGGCGGCATCATCAGCGCAACGCTGCTGACGCTACTGTTCCTGCCAGCGCTTTACGTGGCCTGGTACAAGATCCGCGAGCCAGAAAATAGCGAAAAACCTGCGGCGTGA
- a CDS encoding efflux RND transporter periplasmic adaptor subunit — protein MNKVLLMCAACLLLMACGREEEQPEAVRPVLSTVVEAQAQSQLGRFAGTIQARYESTLGFRVAGRIARRWLDVGAQVKPGDTLATLDPTDQQNQLRAAEGDLARVQAQWINAQANARRQQQLYDRGVGAQAQLDIAQTDLKTTGASLEQARSAVSQARDQLDYSTLRSDHTAVITAWQAEAGQTVTAGQAVVTLARPDIKEAVIDLPISIAEQLTKDLTFTVASQLDNSINTTATLRELEPQADAATRTRRARLTLASTPDAFHLGTAISVTLTSAITPRSELPLSALLERDGKTQVWVIDPQQKTVATRDVALLDRTGDSIVLASGVQPGERVVTAGVNSLKPGQKVTFDEDAQ, from the coding sequence ATGAATAAAGTACTGCTGATGTGTGCGGCATGCTTGCTGTTGATGGCCTGTGGCAGAGAGGAAGAACAACCCGAAGCTGTGCGACCGGTGCTATCAACCGTGGTCGAAGCCCAGGCGCAGTCGCAGCTTGGCCGCTTCGCCGGTACCATCCAGGCGCGCTATGAGAGCACGCTGGGTTTCCGGGTGGCCGGGCGCATTGCCCGGCGCTGGTTGGATGTGGGGGCTCAGGTCAAACCGGGTGACACGCTCGCCACCCTTGATCCCACCGACCAGCAGAACCAGTTGCGCGCTGCCGAGGGCGACCTGGCCAGGGTCCAGGCGCAATGGATCAACGCCCAGGCCAATGCCCGCCGGCAACAACAGTTGTATGACCGTGGCGTCGGCGCCCAGGCCCAGTTGGACATTGCCCAGACCGACCTGAAAACCACCGGCGCGAGCCTGGAGCAAGCGCGCTCGGCGGTCAGCCAAGCGCGTGACCAGCTCGATTACAGCACCTTGCGCAGCGACCATACAGCGGTGATCACGGCCTGGCAGGCAGAGGCCGGGCAGACGGTCACCGCCGGTCAGGCGGTGGTCACGCTGGCCCGGCCTGACATCAAGGAAGCCGTGATCGACCTCCCCATCAGCATCGCCGAACAGCTGACCAAGGACCTGACGTTCACGGTTGCCTCGCAATTGGACAACAGCATCAATACCACTGCCACGCTGCGTGAGCTGGAGCCCCAGGCTGATGCCGCCACGCGCACCCGGCGTGCCCGCTTGACCCTTGCCAGTACACCCGATGCCTTCCACCTGGGCACCGCGATCAGTGTCACACTGACCTCGGCAATCACCCCGCGCAGCGAATTGCCGCTGAGCGCGCTGCTTGAACGCGATGGCAAGACCCAGGTATGGGTCATCGACCCGCAGCAAAAAACCGTCGCTACCCGCGACGTTGCCCTGCTGGACCGCACCGGCGACAGTATCGTGCTGGCGTCTGGAGTGCAGCCTGGCGAGCGTGTGGTCACTGCCGGCGTCAACAGCCTCAAGCCTGGCCAGAAGGTCACCTTCGACGAGGATGCGCAATGA
- a CDS encoding ABC transporter permease subunit — MPEGRHLVIGVPFIWLFLFFMLPFFIVLKISFAEADVAIPPYTEIYSYVEDKVQLVINLANYGLLTEDELYISAYLGSLKMAFISTVLCLLIGYPMAYSIANARKETQTVLLLLIMMPTWTAILIRVYAWMGILSNNGLLNGFLMWTGLIDQPLQILNTNLAVYIGVVYSYLPFMILPLFANLVKHDQSLLEAASDLGSSTFNSFWKITVPLSKNGIIAGCMLVFIPVVGEFVIPELLGGPETLMIGKVLWQEFFNNRDWPVASALAVVMLAILIVPILLFNRSQAKEMEGRA, encoded by the coding sequence ATCCCCGAGGGGCGGCACCTGGTGATCGGCGTGCCGTTCATCTGGCTGTTCCTGTTCTTCATGCTGCCGTTCTTCATTGTTTTGAAGATCAGCTTTGCCGAAGCCGACGTGGCGATCCCGCCCTATACCGAGATCTACAGCTACGTCGAAGACAAGGTGCAGCTGGTAATCAACCTGGCCAACTATGGCCTGTTGACCGAGGATGAGCTGTACATCTCGGCCTATCTGGGCTCGCTGAAGATGGCCTTCATCAGCACCGTGCTGTGCCTGCTGATCGGCTACCCGATGGCCTATTCGATTGCCAACGCACGCAAGGAAACCCAGACCGTGCTGTTGCTGCTGATCATGATGCCGACCTGGACCGCGATCCTGATCCGCGTCTATGCCTGGATGGGCATCCTCAGCAACAACGGCCTGCTCAATGGGTTCCTGATGTGGACCGGGCTGATCGACCAGCCGCTGCAGATCCTCAACACCAACCTGGCGGTGTATATCGGCGTGGTCTATTCGTACCTGCCGTTCATGATCCTGCCGCTGTTCGCCAACCTGGTAAAGCACGACCAGAGTCTGCTCGAAGCCGCATCGGACCTGGGTTCGAGCACCTTCAACAGCTTCTGGAAGATTACCGTGCCGCTGTCGAAAAACGGCATTATCGCCGGCTGCATGCTGGTGTTCATCCCGGTGGTGGGCGAGTTCGTCATTCCGGAACTGCTAGGCGGCCCGGAAACCCTGATGATCGGTAAGGTGCTGTGGCAAGAGTTCTTCAACAACCGTGACTGGCCGGTGGCATCTGCCCTGGCGGTGGTGATGCTGGCGATCCTGATCGTACCGATCCTGCTGTTCAACCGTAGCCAGGCCAAAGAGATGGAGGGCAGGGCATGA
- the oscA gene encoding sulfur starvation response protein OscA → MSASVRSIDGQDEATILREIQSALRDLRFGAVEITVHNAQVVQIERKEKFRLQQPGNKPG, encoded by the coding sequence ATGAGTGCATCTGTGCGCAGCATCGACGGTCAGGACGAAGCCACCATTTTGCGTGAGATCCAGAGCGCCTTGCGCGATCTGCGTTTCGGTGCAGTGGAGATAACCGTGCACAACGCTCAGGTCGTGCAGATCGAGCGTAAAGAGAAGTTCCGCCTGCAACAGCCTGGCAACAAACCCGGCTGA
- the cysT gene encoding sulfate ABC transporter permease subunit CysT: MSRRISPVIPGFGLTLGYTLVYLSLIVLIPLAAMFVHAAQLTWDQFWNIISAPRVIAALKLSFGTALFAAIINGVIGTLLAWVLVRYTFPGRKIIDAMIDLPFALPTAVAGIALTALYAPGGWVGQFATDLGFKIAYTPLGITLALTFVTLPFVVRTVQPVLADIPREVEEAAACLGAKPLQVFRHVLAPALLPAWLTGFALAFARGVGEYGSVIFIAGNMPMKTEILPLLIMVKLDQYDYTGATAIGVLMLVVSFILLLLINLLQRRIETP; the protein is encoded by the coding sequence ATGTCACGTCGTATTTCCCCCGTCATACCCGGCTTCGGGCTGACACTGGGCTACACCTTGGTGTATCTCAGCCTGATCGTGCTGATACCGCTGGCCGCCATGTTCGTGCATGCCGCGCAGCTCACCTGGGATCAGTTCTGGAACATCATCAGTGCGCCGCGTGTGATCGCCGCGCTCAAGCTGAGTTTCGGCACCGCCCTGTTCGCCGCCATCATCAATGGTGTTATCGGTACCCTGCTGGCTTGGGTGCTGGTGCGCTATACCTTCCCTGGGCGCAAGATCATCGATGCGATGATCGACCTGCCGTTTGCGCTGCCTACCGCCGTTGCAGGCATCGCCCTGACGGCCTTGTACGCACCTGGGGGCTGGGTCGGTCAGTTCGCCACCGACCTGGGCTTCAAGATCGCCTACACCCCACTGGGCATCACCCTGGCGCTGACCTTCGTCACCCTGCCGTTCGTGGTGCGTACAGTGCAACCGGTGCTGGCGGACATCCCGCGGGAAGTCGAAGAGGCTGCTGCCTGCCTGGGCGCGAAACCACTGCAGGTGTTCCGGCACGTGCTTGCACCGGCCCTGCTGCCCGCCTGGCTCACAGGGTTTGCCCTGGCCTTTGCCCGTGGCGTGGGCGAGTACGGTTCGGTGATCTTCATTGCCGGCAATATGCCGATGAAGACCGAGATCCTGCCGCTGCTGATCATGGTCAAGCTCGACCAATACGACTACACCGGCGCGACTGCCATCGGCGTGTTGATGCTGGTGGTTTCCTTCATCCTGCTGCTGCTGATCAATCTGCTGCAGCGCCGCATCGAAACCCCTTGA
- a CDS encoding ABC transporter permease subunit — MKRFSFSKLMLVLGLLFIYLPMLILVIYSFNASKLVTVWGGWSIKWYVGLLDNTQLMGSVMRSLEIACYTAVAAVALGTLAAFVLTRVTRFKGRTLFGGLVTAPLVMPEVITGLSLLLLFVAMAQMIGWPQERGVVTIWIAHTTFCAAYVAVVVSARLRELDLSIEEAAMDLGAKPWKVFFLITIPMIAPSLAAGGMMSFALSLDDLVLASFVSGPGSTTLPMEVFSAVRLGVKPEINAVASLILLSVSLVTFMVWYFSRRAEEHRRKAIQQAIEEGAAASVSQPQIKRPTAAAASA; from the coding sequence ATGAAGCGCTTCAGTTTCTCCAAGCTGATGCTGGTGCTCGGCTTGCTGTTCATCTACCTGCCGATGCTGATCCTGGTGATCTATTCGTTCAACGCATCCAAGCTGGTAACGGTGTGGGGCGGCTGGTCGATCAAGTGGTACGTCGGCCTGCTCGACAACACCCAGCTCATGGGTTCGGTGATGCGCTCGCTGGAGATCGCCTGCTACACGGCGGTGGCGGCGGTGGCTTTGGGTACCCTGGCAGCCTTTGTGCTGACCCGGGTCACCCGCTTCAAGGGCCGCACGCTGTTCGGTGGCCTGGTCACTGCACCGCTGGTGATGCCTGAAGTGATCACCGGCCTGTCGCTGTTGCTGCTGTTCGTGGCCATGGCGCAGATGATCGGTTGGCCGCAGGAACGGGGCGTGGTCACCATCTGGATCGCCCACACCACGTTCTGCGCGGCTTATGTGGCGGTAGTGGTGTCGGCGCGCCTGCGCGAGCTGGACCTGTCGATCGAAGAAGCGGCCATGGACCTGGGTGCCAAGCCGTGGAAGGTGTTCTTTCTGATCACCATCCCGATGATCGCCCCATCGCTGGCGGCGGGCGGCATGATGTCGTTCGCCCTTTCGCTGGATGACCTGGTACTGGCCAGCTTCGTGTCCGGGCCTGGTTCGACCACCTTGCCGATGGAAGTGTTCTCCGCTGTGCGCCTGGGCGTTAAGCCGGAGATCAACGCCGTGGCCAGCCTGATCCTGCTGTCGGTGTCGTTGGTGACCTTCATGGTCTGGTACTTCAGCCGCCGCGCCGAAGAGCATCGCCGCAAGGCGATTCAGCAGGCGATCGAAGAGGGTGCTGCGGCCAGCGTGTCGCAGCCGCAGATCAAGCGCCCGACGGCAGCCGCTGCGTCGGCCTGA